The nucleotide sequence AGGAGCAATTACAGAGAAATCACATTAGTAGAGGAGAGATATGAAATATGGTTCATAAAAAAGGATGGCTTGTATATCCATGACGATGTAGGTGTTATTGGTGTAAGTATTGTTTTAAACTTTTCTACTTCTCTTTTTGTATTTGTGGTGCTAAATTTAGAATCATTATAACTCAATTTTGGTATGTCTATAGAAAGCAATTGCAAATATCCCATGACCAGTTCATGGTGTAGGTTTTGCACCATGTCCCACCCACCTTTTTGGTAATACTGCACAACAGTTAGACTCTGGTGTGCAAATTGAGGAGTATCAAAAGATGATTGTAGAATTAAAGGCAGAGGCAATAGGAGAGAAGACAAAAAGTCAAATGATGGAGAATTTTTTGAGATACCTAATCCAATAGCAAAGAGATACTTTGCCACCTGACATTGCTGCAGAGTTGGATTCTTTGAGGAGTGCACCAACTTTATCACGCACAAGGCCATCTTCTTATGATCTACAAAGAAAACCATGAATTTGAATAGACTGAAATAGATACTATagaattttatttgttttaatgtTCACTGTTTATTTACCTAACAATACTTTTTTTGTTTTATAGGCAATGATGCACTTTTGACAGATTCCtattatatgtgtgtgtgtgtgtgtttatgttCATTCTAgcatttgattttttaatttgattgaaaattacttattttaattaAGTTTTAATAAATTAAACCCACATAAAAAATGACGCGAAATAAAAGATACAAAAATATTGATGTGATATAGAATAAAAAggcaataaaacaaaaaaatgaaaataaagaatttGGCGGCGGTTGCCAACCCACTGCAAAATAAACACTAAATTTTTTTGTTGCCATATTGTGGCGGTGTATAAACTGTTGCTAAAGGATAAGCAATTTCATTTTTGAATATAGCAGAAGCAAAAGAGATCCACAGCAAAATTTTGATTGACAACGGTTATTCCAGCGGTTTGAAGAAACCAACGCTAAAGGTTTAGCAATGTCTAATATTGGAGTGGTTTAAAAACCGCTGCTATctttccactacaagaaaaacgctgaGTACCGACGGATGTCGGAAAAAAGAACAAAATTCGACGGTAATTACCGTCGAAAGAAATCAGACGGTATAAACCTTGCTGGTAAAGGTTTACCGTCGAATTTTTTTCGTTCAACAGTAATTACCGTTGGATTATGTGACGGATTACCTGCTCAAAAAACCATTTGGTTATCAGCGAATTTTTTCAACAGTAATCCTATGCTACAATATGTTATTTTCCACACTGTTACCATCGGATTATTCCCTCCGTAAATCTAACGTTAatgtcaattttttaaaaaaatgtaaaataaatggtcaattttaattttttatttaaatttatttttttacataattcatggtcaatttttaaataatagaaacctattatttaaaataaattatcaaatattcaaataaattaaaattcaagtaaatcaaataaatacaataaaacaaTAAAACGAAACACTAATCACTAAAAATCCAGGTAGTCCTCATCGTCATCGTCGTCGTCGTTCCCAGGCCCTGATGAGGCGGCCCCTAAGGCGGTGATGTCTGTGTGCCACTAGCAGGATCGCTGCCATCAGCAAGGATGATGCCAGTAGCGTGCATCTAAGCCTCGTATACCTCCATCTGTGCCTTCATCCGCTGAAGCCACTCCAGCTGCTCCCTCCATTCTAGCCTAAAGTCATTTGTGTCCCTCACACATGTGAGGATCTCCTGATACTTCTCCAGATAATCATTCAGCTCCTGAGTCTACTGGTGAAGGATGCAGGTGAGCTCCTGCACTTGAAGCCTCAAATTCACGCCTTCCTTAGGCTCGACGGCTCGACGGCTCGACTggtggcaaaggcaaatgatggcCTTAATGTCGAAGTGCGAAGGCTTCTGGCGAAGAATGATCCCAGCCTGTATACGCGGTTCTTGTACAGTGCAGAGGCGGTCTCGTGCCAAACCGCATTGAGATCGACGACTGAAACAGCAGAGCCATCAGCGGTATCCTCCCCACTTTGCTGAGATTGCTGAGTCACGACCTCTAGTCTCTACATGTAGGACTCCTGTGTAACACATGCTATTGTGATTAGTACGACAGCTATACAATTAATCTCTAATTTTATATCAGAAGATCAGATGTATGTTTACTCACAAAATGATCCTGAGACCGCTAATCAGTAAATCTCGCTTTGTTCTCCTTCAACGTGTGGGTGTACTTGAACATCTCCGCCAATGTCATCTTGCGATCCAATGACTTTGACTACATATGTTGCATTGAAATAATATGATGAGGATGCCTAGTAATGATATGTAAAAAAATATAACTAAGTTAATTACAAAACCAAAGACACTACATACCAGCCTAGCCTTAGTCTTCAAGAAGGTCGCTGAGCCACCGGTATACTTGGACGAGATGGCCGATGCCCTATTAGCTCTATTAGTGAGATGCCGATACCTGAACCCCTCATCGATCTCCCAGTAAACTAACAGAGCATTTTTTATTTCCGGTCGGAGCCAATTCGTCAGGTGGTCCCGCCCCTCACGAACATCCTCCAGCATCTGTTACAGCCGCCGACCCATTCGATGGTCGTAAATCTTCCTAATGAGGGCATCGTGCTCAGCGTCCCATATAAAGTGCAGCTGGacaaagaaactttaaaattaattaatcaaaatagaagatataaactatAAAGTAGCTAAAAAaagtttaaaacttaaaaaaattaattactgccCATTTCTAAAACCATCGCTCTCTGGTCTCCGAGTGGATCTTCTTGTAACTAAGCCAGGGATGGTCGTACATCAGCTTGATGACGTTGGTCATCTCCTGAGTACATGCGTTGTTATTTGGCACAAACCTATTAACAATCTACAAAAAAACCAATAtggaaatataaattaaaacttcaaaagcaaataaccataatatatagagatttttataaaaatttctgcAGAGTTTCATCTATAACTAGAATGCACCATAAACTCTATCCATCAACAATTAACTTAAACAGCACCAAATGTCAACAATCAATGAGCAACAAACAATAATCAAGAATCAACATCCATAAATTCACTAAATTCACTAAACTGGAATCAATAATCAGACACTTTCAGCAACTCAATAATCAGAAAGCATGAAACACTTTCAGCCATTCAAACCTACaaccctaaatccactaaactagaATTAATAATCAAACactttcagcaattcaataaTCAGAAATATAAAAGACTTAAAGTGATACTTATCCCATGTCGCTATCATGCCAAATCGTCAACCATACGATGGAAGGTGGTGGAAGGGCATCAGCTGCCTCACTTCCATAAGAGGACTCCGAGGCCATGGCTTCTGTCGCTGGAGGCGACGTCTCCGTGGCAGCGAGCTACTGAGCGGTTGGAGGCGGCATCGTCGCCGTAGACAGAAGGACGTAGTTggggttagggaccatgatgaatgACTAGTCCACTAAAATCGCAACCTATAACATCACTGGGGTAGTCGGAGTAGAGGGAGAGGATCCAGAATTTCCTGGAGTACCAGAAGAAATCCTCCGTCTACCACGACCACGACTACGGATCCCCAGCACCTCTACCTGTCATGATGTCTGTAAATAGCATGCCAATTAACAGAAattcaaaacaacaaatcaacaataaattataataataccaACGTAATTCTTATAACTAATACCACAACATTAAGTTCAACATTTGATAATCTAAACAGCTAGTGTCTTATAATACAACTATTTCAACCATAATATGCATTATTGGATCTAAATCAGATATTAAGTGTGAAAAACACTTCAATCAAGCAAGGCAACAATTAAGGTAAAAATCAACGCAAAGGAAAGTGAAGGTAGCATACACTAAAATGAGGTAATTTTTATAATGTTGTGACATGAAAGAAagcaatgtgtgtattctaagtgtGCGCGCAGTTTAAAACACACACATTGATTGCTTAAAAGCATTATGTCACAATAACCAATCAAGAATTCAATTCCCTCAAATTAGCGCGCTTAAGATATTTTAAAGAGAACTTAGAAGTTAAAGCAACCAAACACGTCAAAAGCATTTAAAAACACTTAGGCAATAGGAATTGATGTAATTGTGATGGATTGTGCAAAAGAGGAGTTTTAGAGTGTGTTGTGTTGTGATGGACTGTGGACTATTATGCCTGACGAAAAAAATGATAGATATTGATctatatattaatttttcttaaaaactaaAATGTATGCATTTAAAATTCTTGAagattaatttgaataattattttttttatttgtgagaTGGGTCAATCAGTCTCTAATCTTTAGTANNNNGCCAATATAAACTAAAATTGCTACTCTTAAACTTTTCTCTTACATCACAAATTTATCTATACTACATACTCtgacaaataatattttaaaaaattttatccaCTATTTAATCTGAACCAAGTTTTGAATCTACAAATAAATTAGAATTGTACCAAGCCTCAATCACGTGAGTAAGACTTATTACGTCCTACATATATTACACAATTTGTTCAAGACTTTTTAATAGGTTATTGACTATGCTTCTTTCTCCCACCCAAAGCTCAGCAGAATAAAGCAATATATATAGAGTTCGGAGTTTTTGACTTATTCTTGCATCCATCAttaacttttgattttattttgttacatTTTTAACCTATTTCGGACCATTTGGCTATTCGGTCATATATAGATTATTTTTATCACCGTCGTATATGTATTATGTAGGGTTATTAGAGCAACTCCAACTATTACTTTTTGGAGTCCTTGTTATTATGTGTGTCAGGAAAAGAAAGGGGATAGTCGTTGGAGTGAAATACGAAGAAGTTTCTTCTCTTGGATCGAGAAGAAAGAGTCCCTCTGAATGGAGACTTATGTTGTCCAATAATAACTTGTCACTTGGcaagttattataaaaataaataattatataaaatttgaattaattaaataattatattaaataattatatctctatttaattaataatttatattaattatttatgtcataattaatattaaatattatttatattattatattaaattataattaattaaatttatttacaataaaaataaatttaattttacaccttacaaaataatttttggttgggttagttatttttatttttaaaatttaaaatgctaaCCACGTTATTAAAATTAGCCATTACAAAACTAGCCGTTGTAAAATTAGCCATCGGAAACTAGTCGTTACTATGTTGccgttattattaataaattagtattttattactctatatatactacttACACGGGAGAGaagaagtcaccaaaaaaaatactaCTTACATACACTTCTATTCTCAcactttcttctactcttcttcatcttcttccaagtTTACTAAATCAAAGTTTTGctgatattattttttgttcgaaaaaatggatccaaaccaactcaactcttttttcaattatttacaaaacttttctcaaactccaaatacccaacaatctcaaatctcaaactctcaagttccaaatcaaaactaccaaatacatttcaaaatccaaatccacaaaatctttctaatttcaattttcaaactccttataataatcaatttcctatattccaatcacaaaatcaaaattcacaaacaccACATTTTCCATTTTCATCCATATTTAACCCCTCTATCGGAAATGTTACTCCAACATCCTTGTCGTTTCCAACTCAATTCAGTACATCAAGACATAACTCATCTGGTGTTGGTGGCTCTTCTAACCCATCCTCTCAAACTCCGATACAATCTAGTCCAAATTCGCAATATTCAGATTTTACTAACCCTCGTGGATTAGATGCTATCGACctcaatgatgatgatattgaagaTCGGAGGCAAGATAGTTAGTGCATAcaaatccccacaccttcgtacagcagtaccagcaagtgcactgggtcgtctaagtaatacctgagcgagtcagggtcgatcccacgaggattgttggcttgaagcaatctatggttatcctgcaggtcttagtcaggcagatgaaAGAGTAAGAGATGttggtatgttatttttaattgcataaaagtaaaggaaataaataaacagGGTAATTAGAACTCAGAAGTCGTGTAAACTGTGAAAAGAGGGATAAGAATGACGTataggattggagttgcttagtCTTTCTGAATTAATTCTGGTAGTATTGtttcctttgcttgtgagtgatttctttaatggcaggctgtatgtgattgacactggtttgagcagctgccaatactcctccagatctgaaccccaggtttagtgcggatccattctgattgagggtaaagctcgtacagttcattctccttaatgatcctactcaaaatgccacagacaaggtcaaatcttccagatcagagaatgttgcaccttgggttctagcctctaccacagagaccctaatctccccggaaatcggctgaactgatgtctcaagaagtccccaacgaagtcatggattagtcgtctgagagatgtataaacatagctattggctcgtcattgtccgatgaaagacgcattCTGAACCCAAGTAAACGCGGGTATTTGTCAGgtacgttcgtcttaatgtgatgaacagagctaatttgtcagatcatcctattcatcacgatgaagatcgaatatacatcttagaattaatcaagcacagatcgaagagaaacagtaatacttttattaattcataggactcagcaaggctcctcccctcaacctaggaggtttagaaactcatactgataagaAAATACAATGGAATAAATGTCTATGCTGAATGGTATGCGTTCCTCCCTTTATGAgagatgtaaaatacactttaaatactaaacagataattagtaagggtaaaacagtctatttagtgctaaaatccacttttggggcccactcggtaagtgtttgggctgagctttgatgagatccacgtgctatgaggtctctggggcgtggaacgccagctagggggtcctctttgggcgtttgtacattggtctctgctctttgggcactGAACGCCTGGAATggggcaggtagctggcgttggaagccagttttaggccttctaatccgaagcaaaggatggaccattatatattctggaaagctctggaagtcagctttctatagccgttgagagctctccatttgaacttctgtagctccagaaaagctcttccaaatgcaagatggtcagatccggacagcatctgcagtgctttctctgtctttgaatcagacttctgctccagctcctgaatttcagccagaaaatacctgaaattgtataaaaatacaaaaactcatagtagagtccaaaaatgtaaaattaacactaaaacctataaaaacttaataaaaactaaataaaatatactaaaaactatatgaaaataatgccaaaaagcgtataaaatatctgctcatcaatagTATTCAACACTGGCATTGGAAAGAGAATGAGATGCTGATCAGTGCATGGTTAAATGTTTCAACTGACCCTATAGTTGGTACCGATCAAAAGGGGAAAACATTTTGGAGTCGAATTCACAACTACTGTGTAGAATTTTGCTCCGACATGACAAGGAGGGTAGTTGCATGTATGAAACGATGGTATAAGATCAACAAGGTTGTTGCACAATTTGTTGGTTGCTACGATCAATCTAGTCGAAACATAAGGAGTGGTTTGAACGCTAACAATATAAAGGAGTTAGCCTATAAACTTTATTCCACAAATTATGGTAAAAAATTCACTTTTGACTGGCATTCGAACATGCTTCGTTTGGAGCAAAAATGGAGAAGCCAACTACCTACACAAAGTGGAGGCTCAAAGAGAACCAAGGTTAGTGCAACTGGAGCATACTCATCTTTATCAAACCCAGAAACACCGTTGGCTGACGAACCCGGTGTGGACTCTTCTGTTCGCCCACAAGGATCAAAGAAGAGCAAGCAAAAAGGTTAGGAAAAAGCACAAATGTCTGAAGATCTTAGCGAAAAAACATCGGTTGTTAAAAAActatctctcatggaagatattaAGAATGTTAGAGAAAAGGAACTAATGGAtagggaaaaagaaagagaagaggagacAGAATATAGAGGAAAGATTATGGCAATGAAGGAGAAGGAGTTACAAATTCAAGCggcaatgaaagaacaagaattacaaactcaagcggcaatgaaagaacaagaattacaaactcAGAGGTATATTAAAGAAATAGAGATAAATGCAAAAGAAAGGGAAATGGAAAGGATGgctaagaaaaggaaaagggaaataGATATGCAAATACTTAATACTGACACGTCTACAATGAGTGAAAAACGACGAGCTCTTCATGAGATTGCATGTGAGAAAATAATCGCTAAGTGGTTTACTTAATGGTTATTTGTATTCATAGAGTTACGTAgtatgttcttatttttattgcgtATTACTGGTATGTGATGTTGTATGTTTTAATCATTTCTGATGTAACTTTTCAAATTAGTCAATATTATTGTGCCGTTATTGTTCATGAAAGTGACCGTTGCAAAACTAGCCATTTTAAATTTAGACAAGAAAAAACTAGCCGTTAAGTAgccgttgcaaaactagccgttAAGTAGCCATTGCAAAACTATCCGTTAAGTAGCCGTTGTAAAACTAGTCGTTGAGAAGTAGGTACTTGTTGCAGACACACTTATAAATATCAACTATCAATGACTCTGCAACTCCATTTCAACTCTTGTTTCTCACCTTAAAAGGGTACTAAAAATTACATTTCAAGATATGGCTAGAAATTTtgatgatatgtttaatgaggctttgtatggcaaAATAAGACAACAAGATAACACACTCATAGATCATTGGATCGATGAGTGTTTATTCGAAGattcaaaagaagaagaagatatcgaTA is from Arachis ipaensis cultivar K30076 chromosome B01, Araip1.1, whole genome shotgun sequence and encodes:
- the LOC107610506 gene encoding glutathione S-transferase T3-like — translated: MLISAWLNVSTDPIVGTDQKGKTFWSRIHNYCVEFCSDMTRRVVACMKRWYKINKVVAQFVGCYDQSSRNIRSGLNANNIKELAYKLYSTNYGKKFTFDWHSNMLRLEQKWRSQLPTQSGGSKRTKVSATGAYSSLSNPETPLADEPGVDSSVRPQGSKKSKQKG